The genomic interval GGGTTCATTTTCCTCTacggttgtaagtgggaaggtctgccggcaacctgcggatggtcgtaggtttccccagggctctgaccggcttcttcccaccataatgctggccgccgtcgtataagtgaaacattcttgagtacggcgtaaaacaccaatgaaataaatagataaatcctGGGTTCATTTCGCATGGAGTGACAAtttagacatttatttatttttttgattgtggAATATCTGCCAACCTCTCCCCCAAAAGTTCCCCacgtttcctccgggctctgcacggtttcctctcaccataatgctgcccgtcgtcgtataactgaaatattcttgagtacagcaatcaaataaatcaaataaatgattgtaTTTGATTGGGATTTTCAAGCTGTACTCAGGATTCTTTCACTTAtaagtacgaccggagaagaaaacagctaacatgagctggactcgaactcagtGCGAGcgtattggtgagagcctcTGAGGCACTGTTCTGTGCTGGCACGCAAACCACTAGGcctaaacatttatttacttattcacaTATGTTATTCTTCATCCCGACACCTAATCGAGAATTATCAGGAGATAGATGACAAGCATTTTGTCATTACGACACGTATTGCAGTTGAATGGTTCAATACGATTTGTACGTCATAAGTATTACAATTTATGATCGTAATTTGGTGCGAAAATAGCTAATCTTATctaacatatgtatgtatgtatgtatgtatgtatgtatgtatgaatgtaagtatgtatgtatgtatgtatgtatgtatgtatgtatgtatgtatgtatgtatgtatgtatgtatgtatgtatgtatgtatgtatgtatgtatgtatgtatgtatgtatgtatgaatgtatgtatgaatgtatgtatgtatgtatgtatgtatgtatgtatgtatgtatgtatgtatgtatgtatgtatgtatgtatgtatgtatgtatgtatgtatgtatgtatgtatgtatgtatgtatgtatgtatgtatgtatgaatgtatgtatgaatgtatgtatgtatgtatgtatgtatgtatgtatgtatgtatgtatgtatgtatgtatgtatgtatgtatgtatgtatgtatgtatgtatgtatgtatccttatgatttaacgtcgtaattgTTCAGTCATTTTACGACGAGTAgtgattaggtgtgtgcacatctACTGTATCTTattgtggtagggcgagtccctgcctccaaagtgctgccgccgtTGAAGCATCATGGCGAAGAAACCAGACTCAACACTTCtcccagtgacattatactgacaccggtccaaccagtcctgtttccttactttaacctctcagtgccgagcgccaagcgagacagcagcaagtgtcatttttaaagtctttaatatgactcgacccaggtttgatcccgtgGTCCGccgacttcgaggtggatgCTCTAACATTAGGTCACCAAAGCTGATATCGAACGAAGGAAATTGACTTCGGGCAGACTTTGCTTAAAGTGAGAAAGAAAAGTTCCTGTGACTGTGTAGataattttgctgaaaaaattCGGTATAAAAAGGATCCAAACTTTGAGAACATGTGAGATCTAAGCAATCCAGATACAGGTTCTGTTCTGTCAGTTGGATTCTGTCTTCTTGGTATGCACACAGATCTGGCTCTGCGGGAGATATTGAGTTTGCTCCATAtgagaaaaatagccatttgcTGAATCAAATCAGGCCCCAAGGATCACAAAGATGTTTTAGATTTAAGTCAGGCTTGATATTAACATGTCAGACAAGTCTGAGTATTAAAGTCAAAAGCCTAAGGAAAGTAAAAAATTTAGAGCTGTAAACTGTTTTGGAGATAAGATCAAGTGTGTCATAAGTCTTAAAGACCGTTTCGTGATCATGGACCTTATCAATGAAACTGAATCAAGTTTATGTGGGGTTACATGTGTGTAAGGGGatgggggttggggtggggtgccTATTCTTTGTCGATGTATCAgtgtatttctaaaaaaaaaagatacaaaattCAGTATGTTTAAggaaagaaatacattttccaTTCCACAGACATTGTAATCACATACAAAATGGGAGTGTACGACGTGATGACAGAAGAGCCGTCAGATGCAACCAGAAATCAACACTTTCTCTGCAAAGAGGGAAATGCCGAGAAACCGAAAGATCGTGACACCTCGTTGACGTCATGGCGCGGACGCTGCTTAACGTCAATGGTACCTTTCACGATCTACTATGGGGTGGTCAGCTTGGTGACGTCAGCGTTGGGGGCGTATCTGACGTCACAAATCACAACGATAGAGAAGCAGTTCGGCTTAAGCAGCGCGCAGAGTGGGCTACTGCTCAGCATGAACGATATCGGTTTCCTCATTATGGTCGTGTTTGTCTCTTACTTCGGCCGAAATGCACATATCCCCAAGATTTTGTCGCTCTGTTGTTTTCTATATGGTATATCCGCTCTGGTGTGCACGGTACCTCATCTAGTCACTGAAAACTCCCTCGCAATAACCGGAAGCGCTGAAGCACCTCAGAATATCAATTCTCCGGAAGAAGGACAGCTGTGTTCGGCACCAAATCTATCTCAAAACAGAGACGAGTGTGAAAGCAATCAAAGCAGTGCTAACTCATTCGTTAAGATCGTTGCCATGACGCTCATCTCCTTCGGAATGCTTCTTCAAGGCGTGGTAAAATCTCCGAGGTCACCGCTGGTGCAAACCTATGTGGATGACAACGTGTCACGAACCAGTTCCGGACTCTATATCAGTAAGTCACGCTATATTTGTGTCTAATTTCACTTAATCCGGAGCCAGAGACTGTATATTAATCGTGCTGAATAAGATTATAAAGTTAAGTTATaagttatgtaaataaaacagtttcaatcacagtacattgtttttgaaatCCTCAAACGTCGCAGTTTGTGACTGCTCATCGGACATTTTCTCTCATTTCGCTACAGGCATAATCTTGGCAATGGGAATATTTGGGCCAGCCCTGTCTTTTGGAATTGGTGGATATATCAGCAAGATTTACGTCACACTGGAAGGTAGGTAAAACAAGAATCACCTACATTTTAGTTCATTAGTTGATTTGCATTTACTTTACTTCAAGTTAATTTCATTTCTAGATACATTTAGACCGCTTAGCGCTTATGAATTTTGTACCTGTAACAATTTTTGACGTAGATGgtctatttacttgattggtgttttatgccatactgaagaatgttttacttatacgacaaaGGAACCCAATGGAAAGTGTCAATTTTGATGGGTAAGGCCAAATGGAATGTTAAGAGTATATGCAGTTGTAGAAGTATAAATGTGGTGACATTATTAATATTCATAGCCACGGTAATATTGGTTATAGTAGCAAGAACCACCACGATTAATAAAAAAACTGGCAGGAGCAGTAGGAAAAGTAGTTATTGTCACAGAAGTAGTACCTGTTGTAGTAGAAGCAAAGAAACTGTTACCAGCAGAAGAATCGGTAGTACCAAAGGTTGTAGTAGCCATGTGCAGTATACAGATAATGTATGCTGAAGGCCGTGAATTTCAGGTGAGTGTgtactgaccaatgaaaaccaAGAGGTATATGAGGAATAATGAGTACATTTATTTACgtggttgttgtttaacgtaATGCAcctgaatttttcacttgcaaTATGACGGACAATATGACGGACAATATGAAATACTAGTTACAGCACTGTTTTTTGCGGGCACGAGTTAGCCTGGCATAATTGGCTGCTCTTGACAAAAGTGGGCGACCTCCAGCCACCCTGGTTTCGGCCCCTGGTAGACGTGCATGTAGTGATAGCACAGCAGTAATAGAAAATATACCAGTGGTATACTTAGCAGTGCTTTTCATTTGCCTATGTCTTTCTCTCCACCAGAGACGTCGTTGACTCCGCGCGACCCCCGATGGGTTGGTGCTTGGTGGCTGGGATTTCTTGAATTTGGTATTTTGGGGGTCATCTTGGCtattcctgttttctttttcccGAAGAGACTGTCGAACGCTCCCCCAAAGTATCAGACAATTTCCTCACCCCCGGAAGAAAAGCAGAAAGAAGGTTTTATTAGGAGGACACTATCCTCTGTTACAGGTATATTTCTCCGTCCGTCTGTCCGTTCCCGTTGGTTAGACATCAACATATCAACATAGTCTCACTCCTGGAACATGAGGATTGCCATTTCTTCGCTTTTCACGCAATAAGTACGAGTTAAGTCATTACGACaatataatctacatgtattttttaaatatgttcaCAAAGAGACGTCACTGTTATGGAAAATCCTATCTAGAAATCTCCGGATTATAGCTGATCAGTACGGTGCAAAGGTATGTAACTAAAGATTAAATTTGAGAAAAAGGATGAACGTTTTGCCTGATAATGGCGAAAACCGTACTgacaactgtttatttattgtattgatGTTTCacccagtactcaagaatatttcactaatacgacggcggctagtattatggttgaagaaaaccaggcagagcccgggggaaactcacaaccatccgtatgttgctggaagacttttcTACGTACAACCGGTGAGGAGGCCAGATAGAGTTATACCTGCGGGAAAGTTCCTCAGTGGTTTTCTCAGTCATTTCGGCTTTCTCCAACCAAGAAACTTCCTACGCACGACCGGTGAGGAAGTCAtcatgacttgaactcacaccgatcgcattagtgagaggctcttcAGTTGTTGCTCCTCGCAGACACATTTCTTGTAATGCATGAGTACTGCGTCAGAGTTTTGATGACAATTATTCATGGTGGAAGATGTTTTCCCATGAGGTTTTCCCATGAGGTTTTCCCATGAGGTTTTCCCATGAGGTTTTCCCATGTGGTTTTCCCATGAGGTTTTCCCATGAGGTTTTTCCATGTGGTTTAAGATCACATAGTATCAGTGTAACAGAATATCATCTTCCGGCATCTGCGTGGGAAGACCTtggagcaacctgcggatggtcgtgggtttgacCGTGGTTTTCTCTCACTATCattctggccgccgtggtataagcgAAATGTTCTTGGGGACTGCGTAAagcgctaatcaaataaataaataaataaataaacatcatcTTCATTTCACCCATCACAGGCCTTCTGTCAGCAATATGGAGACTGCTAAGACGACCTGTTTACGTTCTCGTCGTGTTTGGATCTGGTTTGAGAGTCTTCACTTTTGCAGGTATCGTCGCGTTTCAACCGAAATATTTGCAAGTGTATTACGGCCTGTCCATCTTCAAGGCTAACGTCATTGTAGGTAAGTTGAGAAAACCCACACTAGAGACCTTCgtctttattttctctttatgttCGGGCAGGGGTTATCTGTctgtatttttacctaattctgct from Liolophura sinensis isolate JHLJ2023 chromosome 3, CUHK_Ljap_v2, whole genome shotgun sequence carries:
- the LOC135463414 gene encoding solute carrier organic anion transporter family member 2A1-like; the protein is MGVYDVMTEEPSDATRNQHFLCKEGNAEKPKDRDTSLTSWRGRCLTSMVPFTIYYGVVSLVTSALGAYLTSQITTIEKQFGLSSAQSGLLLSMNDIGFLIMVVFVSYFGRNAHIPKILSLCCFLYGISALVCTVPHLVTENSLAITGSAEAPQNINSPEEGQLCSAPNLSQNRDECESNQSSANSFVKIVAMTLISFGMLLQGVVKSPRSPLVQTYVDDNVSRTSSGLYISIILAMGIFGPALSFGIGGYISKIYVTLEETSLTPRDPRWVGAWWLGFLEFGILGVILAIPVFFFPKRLSNAPPKYQTISSPPEEKQKEGLLSAIWRLLRRPVYVLVVFGSGLRVFTFAGIVAFQPKYLQVYYGLSIFKANVIVGFMSVGSAAVGIIIGGIIIHKLALEIRGMLKMVIITQAVSSLLFTAGIFLVCPQPEIHDFDLNG